One Asterias rubens chromosome 8, eAstRub1.3, whole genome shotgun sequence genomic window, ATACGCCACTAAAAATGAGCTGCACATTTTGCCTGTGATGTGTACAAATTTAACTACAAAATCATTGTTTTGAGAACATTTTACCAGGCCAACCTTGGACCACAATTGACCTTTGTCAGAGTCCATCCATCTCTACTTTCCTTCCTTATTCAAATATCATTTTAGGGCGGTACTATTTGGGATGGATGGAGTTTGGTTAGGCTTGGGCCAAAATATGTCAAAGGCCACAAATATGAATTGAATATTAACTGTTTCcatattgtatattttttagtaGCTTAATATAAGAAAACtaaatataaatgtacatgtaccatgtaatGTGAAAGCTTCTAAATTATCTTTATTTgtagttgaaaacaaaatggtcaCATAAATACACCAGATAAATTTCTTGAATAAGTGTTATTTTTTGGATGCAGCCCTGTTATAGAAATgtataatacaaatttaaatttttaaaacattaagcAGAGTGACTATTTATTAACAACTATGTTGGTCAATTATTAACTTACTGTCGGGTTGAAGAATATAAtgtaccttaaaggcagtggacattattggtaattactcaaaataattatgagcttaaaaccttacttggtaacgagtaatgggggagcttttgatagtacgAGACATTGtaagagacggctccctctgaagcaatgtagatttttgagaaagcggttattttccacgtatttgattttgagacttcagaattagattttgaggtctcaaaatcaaacatctgaaagcacacaacttcgtgtgacaagggtgtttttttctttcattattatctcgcaacttcgacgaccaattgagctcaaattttcacaggtgtgttaattaatgcatttgttgagttacaccaattaaaaagactgatctttgacaattaccaatagtgtccagtgtctttaaaagctgGGTCCTCCTTTTATCAGTATTAGGTCAGATTTTAGTGCTAGTGTAGAATAATTTATTTACTTACTTGAAACTTTTgaatatatttataattattatagtaatagatgttaaattgcaTCGAGAATAAAGTTTTACCCCTGTACACcaatttgtgttagcactgtatacctggtactttcccgagttctgtaaacaaaatcacaggcatattacttgggtagGGTTCAAACCAGTGACCCTTATAAATGagccttgcaattctagagcagtttcttaCAAATTGACACAGCTCTAGAAtcgcaaaggtcatgggtttgaatcccaccctagtaataTGCATGGattatttgtttacagaactggggaaagtaccgagtatacagtgcaaacacacatcagtaaaacggtaaaaccaaaataaataaagtattaAATGGAGTCTTGTAAAGCGCTGGTTTCCGCCAAAATGTGCTCATGGATCCCTCATGATACAAAAATGGGGATGTGAATAGCTTTGTGAGCTCTCTGATGAGTCTGTGATGATTATGCCATGTCCGAAACAgcaacttcggctacagctacggctagatcatgcgcatctgcctattcttcaactcTAGCGGACCCActtagccgtagctgtaggTGAAGTCAGCGTTTTGGACACAGTCTTTGGAAGTAAGAATGCTGATGGAATAAGTGAACATTTTGCTGAGTATACTTTAAATCATATTCCGCAGTCTCCTGTTGACTTGTTTCTTTTTCCACCTCATTTCAGTTGGCTTGCTTAGGGCAAACTTCCAAAATATGGGTCCAGACTGCTCCATAGTTTTGAAAGATATTATGGATAACCCTTAATGAGGGTAGACTGTGTTTAGAGTTGATCTGTCTTTCACTGAAGCCTGCCTAATTTTTCTATTagtgtactttaaaaaaaaatatatatatatatatatatatatatctattAATGCTTTATTAATGTACGTGACGCAAATACTGGTCAAATCAGAAGCTCGATTATATTCcagcaatgtgttcctttattTTGTACTGCTCCATAAGTGTGTTTTCATTCCAAAATCCGAACACTtgccatgtatttttgtttctgtttttccaaaacaactcaaatttcatgaattgttttttgtttgatgtctctccattccaactcatcaAAATATCTATTATATTTTTAGTGGGCATTTGTCATTGGACAGTTCAAATGTTGAACTTGCATGCAGTGCATTCCGACATCACAATGTCTGTTTTACGTATTCCTCTCTTTCTCCATtacagtggggggggggggggggagtaggaGTGTCAACTTCACTTTATGTCAActgccaatctctctcatacaaacaatgTGTTAATGTCTTGACAGTTGCAGTTTTAACATAAGAATGTTTATTTTAAGATGTTTTAATGTGAATacaagctgctaagcacaaacaacttTTGCATAGTAAAACCAGGTATACCACCCAAAATGTTATACAGTATCATGTATGTGTCCGGTACCCTGTGTATTTTTGCTTACTACATTTAGATGTTAAGCATGTTTTTCTTCTggacagcttaatgaaatttaGGCCCTACTCACTTTGTACATTTCTTGTTTGGGTTCATCAGTAGTTTCCCACGTTGTATGTGTACAAGCCCTGCGTTCGTATGGACTAAGTATCATAAGCAAGCCATAACCCccaaccgcccccccccccctcattgtTCTTCAATTATGAATTTACAAAGACTTTTGTACTTGCATGTGTATTCCATTCACATGTGTTCCAGATCATtaggcctgtatgtttcgtttttgaagtgggcaagggcaccaaggcattttctccttggtgaagggcaccctacatgtacatgtatatgaggaaattgtaaatttcaactggagcatttcaagggcatgaaGGCATTGacgagggggcatggaggcaatcgcctttgttgcttctgtgaagtatcaggcccggATCATGCATGCCATGCTTGAAAAACTCACGGGCATGATGCCCCATACAGGCCGTGATCAAGTCACTTTAATAACCGAAGGTAACTATTTGCAATGATGTGttcaatagtatacacataatgaatgtttatgagtgcaatggtgcgaatatgttcatgagttgaaagatggaatgttctattcaacgaggcggagccgagttgaatggaacattccagctttcaacgaatgaacatattcgcaccattgcacgaatgaaaaacattcattatttgttttatataacatccaagtagatctttgtcattttgattgaaagatacaactttcaaaacaaacaaagcgtaggcctacaatttttaattgtagaagtcgaatgctagtaatgttactaatatgccttgcagtaacactgctgcgttaccaaagacacgcgcacgcagtgatgtttttacttagctttttcgttccatccgaaaagtaccattgcacgctgccagcgtgcaatggtacttttcggatggaacgaaaaagcacggtgagtgactcagcgtgcaatggtacttttatttgctatcacgtgacggacaatcctccaatcaaatggcaaggatctgcttgggtgttatataatatacacataatgaatgtttatgagtgcaatggtgcgaatatgttcatgagttgaaagatggaatgttctattcaacgaggcggagccgagttgaatggaacattccagctttcaacgaatgaacatattcgcacctttgcacgaatgaaaaacattcattatttgttttatataacatccaagtagatctttgtcattttgattgaaagatacaactttcaaaacaaacaatttcaactgtagaagctgaatgctagtaattttactatgccttcttgcagtaacacctgctgcgttaccaaagacacgcgcacgcagtgatgtttttactcagctttttagttccatccgaaaagtaccattgcacgctgccagcgtgcaatggtacttttcggatggaacgaaaaagcacggtgagtgactcagcgtgcaatggtacttttatttgctatcacgtgatggacaatcctccaatcaaatggcaaggatctgcttgggtgttatataatacaacCTAGTGTACTTAGGAAGATACTGAGtgaattttcttcttttatatCTAATGTGAACAAGtattggctgtttaaaaaaattctattgGAAGACACAGTATTAAAAGATCCCAAATTGTGAAGATGTTTGTAAATATCGAGAGTTATGCCAAAAATCCATGTGTACCATCATGCATATTCGGTAGTGCGCAATGCGTAGTGCGCAATCCCTTAAAATGATACGCACAGTAGGGTGACGAGGTCATGAGCTAtagtaccatgtacatgtaaatgcttTTATTGTTAATGCGTCGTACAAAACTTCACACATTGTGAAAAGGACATACACAAGTGTGTTTGTgaacagtacatgtacaggggACGTCAGAATTTAAATGCTAACAGTAATAATTAAGGTCACAGGTCATGTCAGGGGACAAAGGTCACAGCAGGCGAAAGTGACACGAAACAAGgcagggtatacctttggttctATTCCTAAATTAAAGGTCAAACAAATTTCCCTTCAaatgaatgtggttttagagaaagggattcAAAGTTTCACTCTGAGATGAAATGTTTttaagattgtgtattccagttTCTGGATTATCCTGCTTGGGACATAACTACTCCAGATTTCCAGTGACATttaaaaaacgctaccaccttttaagggcagtggacactattattgtcaaagactagccttcgcagttggtgtatatcaacatttataaacataaaataacaaatctgtaaacatttgagctcaatcggtcatcaaacttgcgagataataatgaaagaaaaaaaaaaacacccttgtcacgcgaagctggtgcgtttagatggttgatttcgagacctcaagttctaaatctgaggtctctaaatcaaattcgtggaaaattacttctttctcgaaaactatggcacttcaaagggagacgtttctcacaatgttttataccatcaacctctccccattactcgtcaccaagaaaggttttatgctaataattattttgagtaattaccaatagtgtccactgcctttagaagGAAACTTTCATGGGTTGGTTTTACTATAGCATATTACAAAGGATTAAAACCAGTGAAACGGTTACAAagaccaaaggtatactttgcctttagcctgtattgtactacatgtatactgttgACTGTAACTATTAGTTTTGCGTCATCTCTTTATTTTTCAACCAAATTATGTAGTGTGACATATTAATGAAGTGCAATAATGCTTGATAGTTTAAGATTTAATTTGAAtagattattatattttatatttgtgTATAAGTGTTGATGAAtaatgcgccttgaacacccagcagggtggatatgtgcacattacaagtcttattattattattatggtacaTTGAAATTATGAGACTGCCAATAAAGAGGAAATTACTAAGTTATCTTGAGGAGCGAGTTCTTTATTATCACGCCTTCTTGGCCTTAATTCAACTTAACAAACATTTACTCAAGTAccaagcctgggcgactagtgtcaaacATTTACTCAAGTACCAAGCCTGAGCGACTAGTATCAAAGTCGTGAccattgattgcttagtcgaacGCAACTACCATCAAGTCCTGACTATTTGAGGTGCCACTGGTCTCCTTGGGCTTTTCAAGTACCATTgacacaaatcaataaaaatctATTGGCAATTATTATTTTACGGGATTCATAAGCCTgacgtttttgtgtttttatacaaCAGAACGATTAGGAGAGGCTATTGTGAAGATGCTGCGCTAAACAATAGAGTTCTTCAGTGGATATGGAACTACTCAATTCTCCATTTTTTATCAGCCCGTCTTTATCATACTGAGCCCATTGGGACGGAAGTTTACTGATTGGTCTGTTTAACTGGCAAGCTCCTTGATTCTCCATCAAACTCATTGGCTGCTTTTAAacgcaaaaagtagctaagcacaacagaattGTGCTTACTAGAATATGGTTGCCGGCCACAATACAATGTCTCATGTACAATTTGGGACaggtatcctgctcgtttctgctaagcaaacaataattaagcagtattgtctgcttaagcagctctatgtaattgggccctgattgtcAGTCACAAGCTGTTCTTTTCGTTGCACACATTTGCCATTGTAGTAGAGATTTGCTGGATCACAATCGTCGACTGTGTATTTTCCCTTGGCTTTCCACAGCTTGATGATCGCGAACTTCTGTTGCCTTGTCCTGTTTTCGGTGGGGATTTTGAATTGGCCCTTTAAGATGTCCACCATAAGAGAGTAAGATGATTCGTCTAATGCTGGAAACTGACTGGGGTCATTTTTGGTGCTGGATTCCTTTGGCTGTTTCCTTGGTGATGCATGGTCCTCATTGTTCCTTCCTCGATGTGAACTATGTGATGTATCACTAATGAAAATGAAGATACAATATTCATTATAAAATTGTTGCCAAATCCAAATTCCAGGTAGCCGAGGGCAATAATTGCAGTGGCTGCATCTACCTCACCAATGGCAGACTtattttgagacgctggcggcagcaaACATAACGGTCCTTTTTGCGGCTCTGAGCATGGCAAgtaaacattttgtacaacCTCGGCCAAGTCCCAGCTATTGTCCCGGCATTAGCTGCAAAGAATGGCCAGATATACTTTTATTGTATTACATTGGTTTTACATTTACCTAAATAACTGCATACTGTCATCTCCCTGATCCTGCCTCAAATCTTCACCAAAGTTCCTCCCTGCTAGAGTGACAAACTCGGCCCCATGTGTCCTCTTTAATGGCCTTCCTCGTCCTCGATTCTTTCCTTCTGACCCTTTAGAAGTGAAATCTCTTTGTTGTGATCTTCGTGGCACACATTTTCCATTGTAGTAAAGATTTTCTGGATTGCTATTGTTAACGGTGAACTTTCCCCTATTTCTCCATAGTCGGACAATTGCCGACTTGTGCTGTTTTGTTCGATCCTTGACGGGGATGTTAAACCGTCCCCATAAGACATCCAC contains:
- the LOC117293948 gene encoding uncharacterized protein LOC117293948; translated protein: MRAPTVSTFWNFLGVLSVSFNLCIKKPQQITHIGGMMCTMAVRMHSKETMIDTRPGTSTVGIQCSIWEQPPEQVLPSIPLNKATEVKSSSRSSSAVGGEIVLQCRNIRQNDQLVKQSNTNLNLDQGLDGVFKSEITTQGEASTSSQDKIPFIDEASYSLMVDVLWGRFNIPVKDRTKQHKSAIVRLWRNRGKFTVNNSNPENLYYNGKCVPRRSQQRDFTSKGSEGKNRGRGRPLKRTHGAEFVTLAGRNFGEDLRQDQGDDSMQLFSDTSHSSHRGRNNEDHASPRKQPKESSTKNDPSQFPALDESSYSLMVDILKGQFKIPTENRTRQQKFAIIKLWKAKGKYTVDDCDPANLYYNGKCVQRKEQLVTDNQGPIT